The Rhizobiaceae bacterium genome contains the following window.
CAATTCCTCAGCGAGCAATGCCGGAATCCAATAGCATCGGAACAAATCACCCAGAGGGGTTCCGGGTCCAGTCTGGGTTAGCAGATCGTTTTGTTCTTTCCTCAGCACTTCAGCTTCTCCCTAGCATTCGCCTGCCCGACATCCCGATGCATTTCGTCACTCGGGATATCCTTCCCAACTGGGTTGACGACTCGTCGAAATTACCTATCATTCTGGTGTGTTCTTCTATACAGAACAACGTTCTTATAAATTACAAATTTGTAGGGGTCTCGTCAAGTATGGCGGACCCACGCGGACGAGGAATGGCAATGAATAGTGCGCGTCGTACGATTCGGTTGTGTAAGCTGAACGATGTCGATTTCGGTTGTGCGATCAGGGTGGAGACAGAGGAGCTGGTCCTGGCCGTCTTCAACATCGGCGGCGTGATCTATGTGACTGACGACCAATGCACCCATGGTCCGGGCTCGCTTTCCGAGGGCTACATCGACGGCCACACCGTGGAGTGTGACTTCCACAATGGAGCATTTGACATCCGCACCGGTGAGGTGGCCGCACCCCCCTGTATGATACCGGTCAGGACCTACAAGGTTGTCGTGGAAGGGGACGATATCTTGATCGAAGTTTGAACGTTCAAGGGTCTGCTTTCTCGCCCTGCAACGGAAGTTGAAACTCAGCCCGCTCGGGCGGGTGGGAAAAGTTGACTTTCTCAAATTGCCCTACCCCCTCCATTGTGTGGCCTGATAGCCTTCTGGTCGGGTGGCTCATCGCAACATGTCGACAGATTCAGGATCGGCGAGCGCCGAAGGAGATTGGCACATGCATCAGGACTCTGCCGACGGTGGCCCGGGCGTTCATTGGCACGAACCAGCCGGCACAAAAAAGGCCGGATTTGGAGAATTCCGAAAACAGCCAACCCCCTACGACCAATTCATGGAAGAAGAAGGCATCCCTGTCTTTCGGGATCTGGGGGTTTCCAGTGTGAAAAATCTCCCGCTAAAGCCCTGGAAACGGAAAGGCGGCAACGGCACCTTCATTCAGCTCTATGGAACCGAGACGAAATGGGGTTGTCATCTTGTGGAGGTTCCCGCCGCTGGGGCACTCCATGCAGAAAAACACATGTATGAGGAGATCTACGTTGTTGTTGAAGGGCGCGGCTCTACCGAGGTTTGGCTAGAAGGAGAAGGGCGAAAACACACCTTCGAATGGCAACAGGGTTCGGTGTTTTCCATTCCCATCAATAGCTGGCATCGCATAGTAAACGCGACGAACAGTCCGGCCCTTCTGCTGGGCGGCACAACAGCTCCGAACGTGCTGAACCAATTGCAGAGTGTCGATGCGGTCTATGACAATCCCTACGTGTTTCGAGACCGTTTTTCAGGAGACGACGACTTCTACAAGTATAGGGAGGAGATCGAGCCGGATCCTGTTCGCGGACTCGCCATGCGGCGGACCAATTTCATGCCCGATGCCGTGAATTGCGAACTCCCTTTGGACAATCGGCGTTCGCCGGGCTATCGCCGCGTCGAGCCGTTTATGACAAACAATGCCTTCTACTACTGGATTGGACAGCACGAAAACGGCCGATATTCCAAAGGCCATGCACATACCTCGGCGGCCGTCCTCATTTGCCTGAAGGGTCAGGGTTACACTTACACCTGGCCGGAAAGATATGGAGTGACGCCGTGGAAGGATGGTCACGCTGACAAGATACGTCGGCTGGATTACGGTCCGTTCGGGATGGTGACAGCTGCGCCTGGCGGGGCGCGATGGTACCATCAACATTTCAGTGTTTCGAAAGAACCCTTCCGGCTTATGGCGTGGTTCGGTCCGCACAATCCTGGTCGCGACCCAGGCGCACCGGGCGAAAAACACACTGACTACACCGCGATCGATGTGAACGAGGGCGGCACGGCGATTCCATATTGGATGGAAGATCCTCATATTCGAGAAGAGTACGAGGCCCTGCTCAACAAGAACGGCGTCGAAGTGCGCATGAAGCCTGAATGGTATGTAAAGCCGGACGACACGACGAAAAAGATGTCAACTGTCGTGTAAGCAGCTCGTGATGTCCCAGGACGAAGATCAAGGCGGCCGCATATTCTTTTCCAGTGCCGGCCGGAGCATGGAGTTGGAGGACGAAATCCGTCTGACCAGCGTCGGCATCGATATCGGTTCGTCCACATCACACCTCGCCTTTTCACTTATTGTGCTGGAGAGGCTAGACACGCGCTACATGGTGGTGGAGCGAAAATTGCTCCACCAGTCCGACGTGCTTTTGACGCCTTATACAAAAGAAAGCACAATTGATGCGCAGGCTCTCGGCGCCTTTATTGCTGAGCAATATAAGGCCGCAGGCATCGACGCCGAAGGGATCGATACCGGAGCATTGATCCTGACCGGCGTGGCGGTTCAGCGCAAGAATGCCAGGGCTATCGGCGAACTCTTCTCGGTGCAGGCTGGGAAATTTGTCGTACTCAGTGCGGGCGATGCTTTGGAAACCACCCTGGCTGCATTTGGATCCGGCTCTGTCGCTCGTTCCGAACTTGAACGTCGGCGTATTCTCAATGTCGATATAGGCGGCGGCACATCAAAGCTTGCATTGTGCGAGAATGGAACAATTCGCCACATCACCGCGATCGACGTTGGGGCGCGCTTGCTCGCATTCGATGACGACCGCAGAATTGTGAGGGTTGAAGAAGCGGGCGCGAAATTTGCAGATTTGGCAGGTGTCAACGCGCAGTTGGGAACAATCCTGAGCCCGCAAAATGCTCGCAAGATTTGCGAGTGCATGGCTGATCGACTTTTTGAAGCAATGCAGGGTCGCTCAGCGGATAAGCAGACTTTGGATCTGTATCGACTGCCGCCTTTGCCGCCGGTTGATCCGCCCGATCTCATTATCGTGTCCGGCGGTGTTTCCGAATTCCTCAACGGAGAAGTTGAGTCAGATTTCAATGACCTCGGCCGTGAGCTGGCGACTTGCTTACGTGCGCGGCTGAAAGGTTGGCCTCCCAAACTTGAACAGGCCCCAGCGGGGATAAGGGCGACTGTTGTCGGCGTATCTCAATATACGGTGCAAGTTAGCGGAAGCACAATATTTGTGGAGCCGCTCGACCTTCTGCCCGTGCGCAATATTCCTGTCGTGAAGCCCGCCTTCACCTTCGCGGAAGAAATCAATCCCGGGGAGGTCGCAGAACAGATTCAGAAGGCGCTGGAGGAGCGCGAACTTGACGGACGCGAAGGCACCGTCACGATCAGCTATGAGTGGGAGGGTTCCGCGACGTTCCATCGTCTCGACGGCTTTTGTCGCGGGATCGCAGCTGGCTTGGCATCCACCTTGGCGGCCGGACACCCCATCGTGTTGGCCGGCAATCGCGATATCGGAGGATTGATCGGCATTCACTGTGCTCAAGAACTCAAACTTCAAAAACTTATCTCTGTAGATGGAATCAGTTTGGAGCAATTCGACTACATTGATGTGGGCAAGATACTCCCTGCCTCTGGTGCCGTCCCGGTCGTGGTCAAATCGCTCGTTTTTCCGCGCTGACAACTCGTCACTGCGGGTTTGATCGGCCACGAGC
Protein-coding sequences here:
- a CDS encoding non-heme iron oxygenase ferredoxin subunit, coding for MNSARRTIRLCKLNDVDFGCAIRVETEELVLAVFNIGGVIYVTDDQCTHGPGSLSEGYIDGHTVECDFHNGAFDIRTGEVAAPPCMIPVRTYKVVVEGDDILIEV
- a CDS encoding cupin domain-containing protein yields the protein MHQDSADGGPGVHWHEPAGTKKAGFGEFRKQPTPYDQFMEEEGIPVFRDLGVSSVKNLPLKPWKRKGGNGTFIQLYGTETKWGCHLVEVPAAGALHAEKHMYEEIYVVVEGRGSTEVWLEGEGRKHTFEWQQGSVFSIPINSWHRIVNATNSPALLLGGTTAPNVLNQLQSVDAVYDNPYVFRDRFSGDDDFYKYREEIEPDPVRGLAMRRTNFMPDAVNCELPLDNRRSPGYRRVEPFMTNNAFYYWIGQHENGRYSKGHAHTSAAVLICLKGQGYTYTWPERYGVTPWKDGHADKIRRLDYGPFGMVTAAPGGARWYHQHFSVSKEPFRLMAWFGPHNPGRDPGAPGEKHTDYTAIDVNEGGTAIPYWMEDPHIREEYEALLNKNGVEVRMKPEWYVKPDDTTKKMSTVV
- a CDS encoding ethanolamine ammonia-lyase reactivating factor EutA; this translates as MSQDEDQGGRIFFSSAGRSMELEDEIRLTSVGIDIGSSTSHLAFSLIVLERLDTRYMVVERKLLHQSDVLLTPYTKESTIDAQALGAFIAEQYKAAGIDAEGIDTGALILTGVAVQRKNARAIGELFSVQAGKFVVLSAGDALETTLAAFGSGSVARSELERRRILNVDIGGGTSKLALCENGTIRHITAIDVGARLLAFDDDRRIVRVEEAGAKFADLAGVNAQLGTILSPQNARKICECMADRLFEAMQGRSADKQTLDLYRLPPLPPVDPPDLIIVSGGVSEFLNGEVESDFNDLGRELATCLRARLKGWPPKLEQAPAGIRATVVGVSQYTVQVSGSTIFVEPLDLLPVRNIPVVKPAFTFAEEINPGEVAEQIQKALEERELDGREGTVTISYEWEGSATFHRLDGFCRGIAAGLASTLAAGHPIVLAGNRDIGGLIGIHCAQELKLQKLISVDGISLEQFDYIDVGKILPASGAVPVVVKSLVFPR